In one window of Solanum pennellii chromosome 2, SPENNV200 DNA:
- the LOC107011190 gene encoding protein CROWDED NUCLEI 4 codes for MASPGSGRLALTPVNPTPISGLGRVSKTPLTDEVIWKRLREAGFDEDSIKRRDKAALIAYIAKLETELYDHQYQMGLLILERKEWVSKNEQFKAASESAELLYKREQAARLSDMAEAKKLEANLKKALGIEKECVANIEKALHEMRAECAEAKVASENKLAEAQSMMEDAQKKYTDVEEKLRKAESLEAEASLFHRTAERKLREVESREDDLRRQTLLFKSECEAKEKEIQLERQSLSERQKTLQRSQEELLDGQALLNKREEFIFSRSQELNRREKDIEDEKSNFENDIKSLNEEKRNLEVKLKSLSAREEGIIRREHELNEKEEELLLLQGKIQSKEIDGSKQVMVNQEATLVTKISSIEAELETKRKLVEDEIQTKRRAWELKDMDIKSREDLITDKEYDLERQSRTLAEKEKELEDKVYVIQEKERNLQTAEKEVELQRTVLQQEREGISKMRNDLEKSLKMLDEKRKCVDHEEEKVEAMKNETQELLILETRLKLEIDMIRAEKEEIEKEADRLKAEKAKFETEWEVIDEKREELQKEAERVAEEKLAISKILKDSRDSLKAEKNAIQEEHKQNLESLSRDRETFMYEIEGERAEWFNKIQKERENFLQDVEMQKKELENRIEERREEIEIDLKEKEKAFEEHKKRELQDIASLRETLEKELEHVGLELNKLDAERKEINLDRERRDKEWAELNNAIEELKVQRLKLEKQRELLHADRKEILAQIEQLKKLEDVKIIPDRIATPKKLHSGLPSNEIEPSAKRFLKHASVLGSGLDGNGNTGVSKGTSSIMKGNGNSSSTLSTPFSWLKRCADTLLDRTPSNKRRREDGDFISQLTENGASCPLLPTPDAPDVEHLEVLPNQTHIAAEETTVYIDKIVTVHEVTEIDVRKVTEGSPGTLSGDSGRKVGNNGSLESDQNGKPEGRARRTRATRK; via the exons ATGGCGAGTCCTGGGTCAGGGAGATTGGCTTTGACTCCGGTGAATCCGACCCCTATTTCTGGTTTGGGTAGGGTTTCGAAAACCCCTTTGACAGATGAAGTCATATGGAAGCGACTCCGTGAAGCTGGATTTGATGAGGACTCTATTAAACGTAGAGATAAAGCAGCTCTTATTGCCTATATAGCCAAACTCGAAACTGAG CTGTATGACCATCAATATCAGATGGGGCTTCTCATCCTGGAAAGGAAAGAGTGGGTTTCCAAGAATGAGCAATTTAAAGCAGCTTCTGAGTCGGCTGAACTCTTGTACAAGCGTGAACAAGCTGCACGCCTTTCTGATATGGCTGAAGCTAAGAAACTTGAAGCTAATCTGAAGAAAGCTCTtggaattgagaaagaatgtgtTGCAAAC ATTGAGAAAGCGTTGCATGAGATGCGAGCAGAATGTGCTGAAGCAAAAGTTGCCTCTGAGAATAAATTGGCTGAAGCACAGAGCATGATGGAGGATGCTCAAAAGAAGTACACTGATGTGGAGGAAAAGTTGCGTAAAGCAGAATCTTTGGAAGCAGAAGCCAGCCTCTTTCATCGTACCGCAGAAAGAAAATTACGTGAAGTTGAGTCACGAGAAGATGATCTTAGGAGACAGACATTATTATTCAAGTCAGA GTGTGAAGCTAAAGAGAAAGAGATCCAACTGGAGAGACAATCTTTGTCTGAAAGGCAGAAAACTCTACAGCGGTCTCAAGAAGAGTTACTTGATGGTCAGGCTTTGCTCAATAAGAGAGAAGAATTTATATTTAGCAGATCTCAAGAACTGAACAGACGTGAGAAAGACATAGAAGATGAAAAATCTAACTTCGAGAATGACATCAAATCCCTGAATGAGGAAAAGCGCAATCTGGAGGTGAAACTGAAGTCTCTATCAGCAAGAGAAGAA GGCATAATCAGAAGGGAACACGAACTTAACGAGAAAGAGGAAGAGCTACTGCTATTACAGGGAAAAATACAAAGCAAGGAGATT GATGGAAGTAAGCAGGTTATGGTTAATCAGGAGGCCACATTGGTAACTAAGATATCTTCTATCGAGGCAGAGTTGGAAACAAAACGGAAATTGGTGGAAGATGAGATTCAAACCAAGAGGCGGGCTTGGGAATTGAAAGATATGGATATTAAGTCTCGGGAGGACCTAATTACTGACAAGGAATATGATTTGGAGAGGCAGTCAAGAACCCTAGCTGAGAAGGAGAAAGAGTTGGAAGACAAGGTATATGTGATTcaggaaaaagaaagaaacctCCAAACAGCTGAAAAAGAGGTAGAGTTGCAGAGAACAGTTCTGCAGCAAGAAAGGGAAGGGATCAGCAAAATGAGAAATGATCTTGAGAAGTCTCTGAAAATGCtggatgaaaaaagaaaatgcgTCGACCATGAGGAAGAAAAAGTGGAGGCTATGAAAAATGAAACTCAAGAATTACTGATTCTGGAAACAAGGCTAAAGCTAGAGATTGATATGATTAGAGCGGAGAAGGAAGAAATTGAAAAGGAGGCTGATCGGTTGAAAGCTGAGAAAGCTAAATTTGAGACTGAATGGGAGGTAATCGatgagaaaagagaagagttgCAGAAGGAAGCTGAACGTGTGGCTGAAGAGAAATTGGCCATTTCTAAGATTCTTAAGGATAGCCGTGACAGCCTGAAAGCAGAGAAAAATGCAATTCAAGAAGAACATAAGCAAAATCTGGAGTCACTTTCTCGTGATCGTGAAACCTTCATGTATGAGATTGAGGGTGAACGTGCAGAATGGTTTAACAAAATTCAGAAAGAACGCGAAAACTTTTTGCAGGATGTTGAGATGCAGAAAAAGGAGCTAGAGAACCGCATTGAAGAAAGGCGTGAAGAAATAGAAATTGATCTCAAGGAAAAGGAGAAGGCCTTTGAGGAACATAAGAAAAGAGAACTTCAGGATATTGCATCTCTCAGGGAGACTCTGGAAAAGGAATTGGAACATGTTGGCTTGGAGTTGAACAAACTAGATGCCGAGAGAAAAGAGATCAATTTGGATCGTGAGAGAAGGGATAAGGAGTGGGCAGAGCTAAATAATGCTATTGAAGAACTTAAGGTGCAAAGGCTGAAATTAGAGAAACAAAGGGAATTACTTCATGCTGATAGGAAGGAGATTCTTGCTCAGATTGAGCAGTTGAAGAAATTGGAGGATGTTAAGATTATACCAGATCGTattgccacacccaaaaagtTACATTCTGGTCTACCATCCAATGAAATTGAACCTTCTGCAAAAAGATTTTTGAAGCATGCCTCAGTTCTGGGATCTGGTCTGGATGGGAATGGTAATACTGGTGTTAGTAAAGGTACTTCTTCTATCATGAAAGGTAACGGTAATTCATCTTCTACTCTCTCTACTCCATTCTCGTGGCTTAAGAGATGTGCTGATACATTGCTTGACCGAACACCAAGTAACAAAAGGCGGAGGGAAGATGGGGATTTTATATCTCAATTGACCGAGAATGGTGCCTCCTG TCCATTATTACCAACGCCAGATGCACCAGATGTTGAACACCTGGAAGTACTACCTAACCAAACTCACATTGCTGCAGAGGAAACCACTGTGTATATTGATAAGATTGTTACAGTTCATGAAGTGACAGAAATCGATGTGAGAAAAGTCACGGAAGGAAGTCCG GGGACTCTCTCTGGGGATAGTGGTAGGAAGGTGGGGAACAATGGTAGCTTGGAATCGGATCAAAATGGGAAGCCTGAAGGCCGAGCCCGAAGAACTAGGGCAACAAGGAAGTAG